Proteins from one Terriglobus tenax genomic window:
- a CDS encoding metallophosphoesterase — translation MSLHTTLLRPNVPVSISFEDHSYDAGPFDILGDIHGCIDELREMLALLGDDPGRKLVFVGDLVDRGPSTPEVVKLVSSLVEAGRAYCVCGNHDLRLARALRGMGLPAAKGLTETLGQMSQETEEFRHEAASFLETQPGHLLLDHGRLLIAHAGLPERFHRSPSAEAREIAIHGQKTGERDQFDHVRYPWAKDYRGTPLVVFGHTPVEQPVWENNTLNLDTGCVFGGKLTAYRYPEREFVTVTPRAQYSKAPRPFLPNDPRMAQMVAR, via the coding sequence GTGAGCCTGCACACCACCCTGTTGCGCCCAAACGTTCCGGTTTCCATTTCATTTGAAGACCATTCGTACGACGCCGGGCCTTTTGACATTCTGGGCGACATCCACGGCTGCATTGACGAGTTGCGGGAGATGCTGGCCCTGCTGGGCGATGATCCGGGGAGAAAGCTGGTCTTCGTGGGCGACCTGGTGGATCGCGGCCCCAGCACGCCGGAGGTGGTGAAGCTGGTCTCGTCCCTGGTGGAAGCAGGCCGAGCCTACTGCGTATGCGGCAACCACGACCTTCGGCTGGCACGCGCGTTGCGCGGCATGGGACTGCCCGCCGCGAAGGGGCTGACGGAAACTCTCGGTCAGATGTCGCAGGAGACGGAAGAGTTCCGGCACGAGGCGGCATCGTTTCTCGAAACGCAGCCCGGCCATCTTCTTCTGGACCATGGCAGGCTGCTGATCGCGCATGCCGGCCTGCCGGAGCGGTTTCATCGCTCGCCCTCCGCGGAAGCCCGCGAGATTGCTATCCATGGGCAGAAAACAGGCGAGCGCGACCAGTTTGACCACGTGCGCTATCCGTGGGCAAAAGACTACCGCGGCACTCCTCTGGTGGTCTTTGGACATACGCCAGTCGAGCAGCCGGTCTGGGAGAACAACACGCTCAACCTCGACACGGGATGTGTCTTTGGCGGCAAGCTGACGGCTTATCGCTATCCGGAACGTGAGTTTGTCACCGTGACACCGCGCGCGCAGTACAGCAAGGCACCACGACCGTTTCTGCCGAACGATCCCCGCATGGCGCAGATGGTTGCGCGTTAG
- a CDS encoding metallophosphoesterase, which yields MSDQNSISRRSFLKQTVAFSALAAIQPGAVFGQQMAPPPDRGAAHMLMIGDWGTDKYLEQQIAVSNGMKSYVDVRQVHPESLFLLGDNWYGTLSDDSPRWQSQFEQMYPVSHFPGKAYAVLGNHDYEYKIGNKVEMQLHYAARHQGTRWYMPNRWYSFTWPEKKPIVTFICLDSNLPGTKSDPWPWSFTMTREHRDQQEEWFRQELARSRTTPFVAVIAHHPLYTNGVHKDNKLLIKRWDDLLRQAKVDFYITGHDHDLQHLEFAGHPTSFVVSGGGGAELVNWTTDPKKRGPWGGKVTGFTDFEAKDDAIIIRHLDQNAKELHSFRKHVGGALDLFSPYTG from the coding sequence ATGAGTGATCAGAATTCCATCTCCCGGCGTTCATTTCTCAAACAGACCGTAGCCTTCTCCGCACTGGCTGCTATTCAGCCCGGGGCAGTCTTTGGTCAGCAGATGGCGCCACCGCCAGACCGCGGCGCGGCGCACATGCTGATGATTGGCGACTGGGGTACGGATAAGTATCTTGAGCAGCAGATTGCCGTATCCAACGGCATGAAGAGCTACGTGGATGTCCGCCAGGTCCACCCGGAGAGCCTGTTCCTGCTCGGCGACAACTGGTATGGCACGCTCAGTGACGATTCTCCGCGCTGGCAAAGCCAGTTTGAGCAGATGTATCCGGTGTCCCACTTCCCAGGCAAAGCCTATGCCGTGCTGGGCAATCACGACTACGAATACAAAATCGGCAACAAGGTGGAGATGCAGCTTCACTACGCCGCGCGCCACCAGGGCACACGCTGGTACATGCCCAACCGCTGGTACAGCTTTACCTGGCCCGAGAAGAAGCCGATCGTAACCTTCATCTGCCTGGACTCCAACCTGCCCGGCACTAAGAGCGATCCGTGGCCATGGTCCTTCACCATGACCCGCGAGCATCGTGACCAGCAGGAAGAGTGGTTCCGGCAGGAGCTGGCCAGGTCGCGTACGACGCCGTTCGTTGCTGTCATCGCGCACCATCCGCTGTATACCAACGGCGTTCATAAGGACAACAAGCTGCTGATCAAGCGCTGGGACGACCTGTTGCGTCAGGCGAAGGTGGATTTCTACATCACCGGGCACGACCACGATCTGCAGCATCTGGAGTTTGCCGGCCATCCCACATCGTTCGTCGTCTCCGGCGGAGGCGGCGCAGAGCTGGTGAACTGGACAACCGACCCGAAGAAGCGCGGCCCGTGGGGCGGCAAGGTTACTGGCTTTACTGACTTTGAGGCAAAGGACGATGCCATCATCATCCGCCACCTGGATCAGAACGCGAAGGAACTGCACAGCTTCCGCAAGCACGTTGGCGGAGCGCTGGATCTCTTCTCCCCGTACACCGGCTAG
- the ypfJ gene encoding KPN_02809 family neutral zinc metallopeptidase, whose protein sequence is MDWTPGGTSDDIEDRRGDSGGGGGFNFGGMGGGLGLGGFILMLILSLVTGRNFLGGLFSGGGSAPARQAESRSAGPVEETPSEKRSVQLISWTLDDAQKTWEQIFTQQGKTYRHAKLVLFRDTTYSGCGNAQSATGPFYCPVDQKVYIDLSFWNELQRFGGGTSDFAEAYVITHEIGHHVQRLLGIESNVQRLMYARPQQRSQLSVALELQADCFAGIWAHSAEQRGHVHTSDIADGMKAAAAVGDDHLQKMAGRAVSPERFTHGSSAQRQQWLERGLESGSMGACNTFKGISDADNDEN, encoded by the coding sequence ATGGACTGGACACCTGGCGGCACCAGCGACGACATCGAAGACAGACGCGGCGACTCCGGCGGCGGTGGCGGGTTCAACTTCGGCGGCATGGGCGGCGGCCTTGGCCTTGGCGGCTTTATTCTCATGCTCATCCTCAGCCTTGTGACTGGCCGCAACTTCCTTGGTGGCCTGTTCAGCGGTGGCGGCAGTGCTCCTGCCCGTCAGGCGGAAAGCCGATCTGCTGGCCCGGTAGAAGAAACCCCCTCTGAAAAGCGCAGCGTGCAGCTCATCAGCTGGACGCTGGACGATGCGCAGAAGACCTGGGAACAGATCTTCACGCAGCAGGGTAAGACCTACCGCCATGCGAAGCTGGTGCTTTTTCGCGATACCACCTACTCCGGCTGCGGCAACGCGCAAAGTGCCACCGGCCCTTTCTACTGCCCGGTCGATCAGAAGGTCTACATCGACCTCAGTTTCTGGAATGAGCTGCAGCGCTTCGGCGGAGGTACCAGCGACTTCGCGGAGGCCTATGTCATCACCCACGAGATTGGCCACCACGTACAGCGCCTGCTCGGCATTGAAAGCAATGTGCAGCGGCTGATGTACGCCCGGCCCCAGCAGCGCAGCCAGCTCTCCGTAGCACTGGAGCTGCAGGCGGACTGTTTCGCCGGTATATGGGCGCACTCTGCCGAGCAACGTGGCCACGTGCATACCAGTGACATTGCCGACGGCATGAAGGCTGCTGCCGCTGTCGGAGACGACCATCTACAGAAGATGGCCGGCCGCGCCGTCAGTCCGGAGCGCTTCACCCACGGCTCCTCTGCGCAGAGACAACAATGGCTGGAACGCGGCCTGGAGAGCGGATCGATGGGCGCCTGCAATACCTTCAAGGGCATCAGCGACGCAGACAACGACGAGAACTAA
- a CDS encoding LysE family translocator, with translation MHYLAALLALTGIHLLAVASPGPAFVATMRISMQHRRKVAVTHSLGLGCAAFLWALAAVFGVQVVLAKAEWLYRILQFGGGAYLCYIGIQSWRHARSAGPRAVTNAEAPSMSAAAAFFRGFMLNLTNPKVIVFFASIFTAVLQPSWPLWIRGVVLAIVFVDEAGYFIVLALLLSTQKAQAAYRRAKTVIERTAGAVMFTFGGKLIYSATSR, from the coding sequence ATGCACTACCTTGCCGCACTGCTCGCACTTACTGGAATCCACCTGCTTGCCGTAGCTTCGCCGGGCCCGGCTTTTGTCGCAACGATGCGCATCTCCATGCAGCACCGGCGCAAGGTGGCCGTGACGCACAGTCTCGGACTTGGGTGCGCCGCATTTCTGTGGGCTCTGGCTGCGGTGTTTGGCGTGCAGGTTGTCCTCGCAAAGGCTGAGTGGCTGTACCGCATCCTGCAATTCGGAGGCGGAGCGTATCTCTGCTATATCGGCATCCAGTCGTGGCGGCATGCTCGTTCTGCCGGCCCCAGGGCCGTGACCAATGCGGAAGCTCCGAGCATGTCTGCCGCAGCGGCCTTCTTTCGCGGCTTTATGCTGAACCTCACCAACCCCAAGGTGATCGTCTTCTTCGCCAGCATCTTTACAGCCGTGCTGCAGCCTTCATGGCCGCTGTGGATTCGTGGCGTTGTGCTGGCCATCGTGTTCGTGGATGAGGCTGGCTACTTCATCGTGCTTGCACTGCTGCTCTCCACACAGAAGGCCCAAGCCGCATACCGCCGTGCGAAGACCGTGATTGAGCGGACCGCGGGCGCGGTGATGTTTACCTTTGGCGGGAAGCTGATCTATTCAGCCACCAGCCGCTAG
- the uvrC gene encoding excinuclease ABC subunit UvrC — protein sequence MDLLAKIRTLPTKPGCYLYKNAEGEVIYVGKAKNLRARVRSYFLAASQANAKTGSLMREAVDIDYIQVANEHEALALENNLIKQRKPRFNILLRDDKTYPYIKLTLGDRYPKVFVTRKLRKDGSAYFGPYFPGNLAYRLVDLIHRSFLIPSCKVDLSRYHPRACLQYYIKRCLGPCVEGFTTPESYREAVRDVQLFLDGKGGELEDRLSERMAEAAAAEQFEAAARLRDQLVTVHQLQEKQRIATAENEDADVFGFHFEKEMLAVNLFHMRNGKIVDKRDFFWEELPDFSFLNDPEESEETETSEDPSFLLSSRSNVEVSASSVLEAQAFSSSVFFSALLKQLYLDQPYVPRHIYVPVDFPDRATLASLLSERVGHRIELAAPQRGDKRSLVDLVCQNAKQAYDQRFRTLQPTNKAIAEALQDALGLEELPKRIECFDISHIQGAETVASMVVWEDGAMKKSDYRKFKVKTISGVDDFASMREIIQRRYSRLMEEKKEMPSLILIDGGLGQLHAAYAALEQIGLTLQPLASIAKREEIIYVYGQEDEPVVLDRRSPVLHLVQKIRDESHRFAITYHRKRREMRDRDSELLSIPGVGPRTRQRLLEHFGSLRGIKQAGPDALSAVVSPATAEKIRNYFLAENEAASDTALRVIQ from the coding sequence ATGGATCTGCTCGCCAAAATTCGTACGCTGCCCACCAAACCCGGCTGCTATCTGTACAAGAATGCCGAGGGCGAGGTGATCTACGTCGGCAAGGCGAAGAACCTGCGTGCGCGTGTCCGCAGCTACTTCCTTGCTGCCAGCCAGGCCAACGCCAAGACCGGATCGCTGATGCGCGAGGCGGTCGACATTGACTACATCCAGGTAGCCAACGAGCACGAAGCCCTGGCGCTTGAAAACAACCTGATCAAGCAGCGCAAGCCGCGCTTCAATATTCTGCTGCGCGATGACAAAACCTACCCGTACATCAAGCTGACGCTGGGTGACCGTTATCCGAAGGTCTTCGTCACCCGCAAACTGCGGAAAGACGGCTCGGCGTACTTCGGACCGTACTTTCCGGGCAACCTGGCCTATCGGCTGGTGGACCTGATCCACCGCAGCTTCCTGATTCCGTCATGCAAGGTGGACCTGTCGCGCTACCATCCGCGCGCCTGCCTGCAGTACTACATCAAGCGATGCCTGGGACCATGCGTCGAAGGCTTCACCACGCCGGAAAGCTACCGCGAAGCCGTGCGCGATGTGCAGCTTTTTCTGGATGGCAAGGGGGGAGAGTTGGAAGACCGTCTCTCCGAACGCATGGCCGAAGCCGCCGCAGCCGAGCAGTTTGAAGCCGCCGCCCGCCTGCGCGACCAGCTTGTCACCGTGCACCAGTTGCAGGAGAAGCAACGCATCGCCACTGCGGAGAACGAGGATGCCGACGTCTTCGGCTTCCACTTCGAGAAGGAGATGCTGGCGGTGAACCTGTTCCACATGCGCAACGGCAAGATCGTGGACAAGCGCGATTTCTTCTGGGAAGAGCTGCCCGACTTCAGTTTCCTGAACGACCCGGAGGAGAGCGAAGAAACCGAGACCAGCGAAGATCCTTCTTTCTTGTTGTCATCCCGCAGCAACGTGGAGGTATCTGCCTCATCCGTGCTGGAGGCTCAGGCATTCTCCTCTTCGGTCTTCTTCTCCGCCTTGCTCAAGCAGCTCTACCTCGACCAGCCCTATGTGCCGCGCCATATCTATGTGCCGGTGGACTTTCCGGACAGGGCGACGCTGGCTTCCCTGCTCTCGGAGCGTGTGGGCCACAGGATTGAACTGGCAGCACCGCAGCGCGGAGATAAACGCTCACTGGTCGACCTGGTGTGCCAGAACGCCAAGCAGGCCTATGACCAGCGCTTCCGCACGCTGCAGCCGACGAACAAAGCCATCGCAGAAGCCCTGCAGGACGCGCTGGGGCTGGAGGAGTTACCTAAGCGCATCGAGTGCTTCGACATCTCGCACATCCAGGGCGCGGAGACTGTCGCCAGCATGGTCGTCTGGGAGGACGGAGCAATGAAGAAGTCCGACTACCGCAAGTTCAAGGTGAAGACGATCAGCGGCGTTGACGATTTTGCCAGCATGCGTGAGATCATTCAGCGCCGCTATTCCCGCCTGATGGAAGAGAAGAAAGAGATGCCTTCGCTCATCCTGATCGACGGCGGCCTGGGGCAATTGCACGCTGCCTATGCCGCGCTGGAGCAGATCGGCCTGACGCTGCAGCCGCTGGCCTCCATCGCCAAGCGAGAAGAGATTATCTACGTCTACGGGCAGGAAGACGAACCGGTCGTGCTGGACCGCCGTAGCCCGGTGCTGCATTTAGTGCAGAAGATCCGCGATGAGAGCCATAGGTTCGCCATCACCTACCACCGCAAACGCCGCGAAATGCGCGACCGCGACAGCGAACTCCTCTCAATCCCCGGAGTAGGCCCACGCACCCGCCAGCGCCTGCTGGAGCACTTCGGCTCCCTGCGCGGGATCAAGCAGGCCGGGCCAGATGCTCTGAGCGCGGTTGTCAGCCCGGCGACTGCTGAGAAGATACGGAATTACTTCCTGGCGGAGAACGAAGCGGCGTCGGATACGGCGCTGCGGGTGATTCAGTAG
- a CDS encoding metallophosphoesterase has product MSTAAELDADLVSYQDHSELTGPFDIVGDVHGCIEELTELLSRLGYQVHDDLTITPPEDRKLIFVGDLADRGPGIPQVFRLVSTAVAEGKAFCVAGNHDTRLAIALRGTPLPLTYGLADSLEQFAEHPPEFAREMAVFIRRLPGHLIFDHCHLLVAHAGLRESLHRVETMQARELAIHGEKTGVRDQFGEIRHPWAAEYGGKPLIVFGHTPVENPVILNNTINVDTGCVFGGRLTALRYPEREFVSVSARRQYYEPTRPFLPNDPRWPKT; this is encoded by the coding sequence GTGAGTACCGCCGCCGAGCTTGACGCCGACCTCGTCTCCTACCAGGACCATTCCGAACTGACGGGTCCGTTCGACATTGTGGGCGATGTGCATGGCTGTATTGAGGAGCTGACCGAGCTGCTCTCGCGCCTGGGCTACCAGGTTCACGACGACCTGACCATAACGCCTCCGGAAGACCGCAAGCTGATCTTTGTGGGCGATCTTGCCGACCGTGGCCCTGGCATTCCGCAGGTCTTCCGGCTGGTTTCTACCGCGGTGGCCGAGGGCAAGGCCTTCTGCGTGGCGGGTAATCACGATACCCGGCTGGCGATTGCCCTGCGCGGCACGCCGCTGCCGCTGACCTATGGGCTGGCAGATTCGCTGGAGCAGTTTGCTGAGCATCCTCCGGAGTTTGCGCGGGAGATGGCCGTGTTTATCCGCCGGCTGCCGGGGCACCTGATCTTTGACCACTGCCATCTTCTAGTGGCTCATGCGGGGTTAAGGGAGTCGTTGCACCGCGTGGAGACGATGCAAGCGCGCGAGCTGGCCATTCACGGCGAAAAGACGGGCGTGCGCGACCAGTTTGGCGAGATTCGGCACCCGTGGGCGGCGGAGTATGGCGGCAAGCCGTTGATCGTCTTTGGCCACACGCCGGTGGAGAACCCGGTGATCCTGAACAACACCATCAATGTGGACACGGGTTGCGTCTTCGGAGGGCGGCTGACGGCGTTGCGTTACCCGGAGCGCGAGTTTGTCTCCGTCTCTGCGCGCCGCCAGTACTATGAGCCGACGCGGCCCTTTTTGCCGAACGATCCGCGTTGGCCGAAGACGTAG
- a CDS encoding LysE family transporter encodes MSYLLALSAFVGMHFLGMASPGASFVNTLRASAQNRRSIALFHALGLACAAFTWALAAVLGLQTVLFAVPGLFRALQLFGGVYLAFLAVHAWRHARDRVHDAASTGEQGVTTRFALYRRGLLTNLGNPKVMIFFASVFAAVLHPEWPAWVRFAAALLVFCDELLYYTVLTLLLSTRHAQNVYRRAKPVIDRVAGTALLLFAVRLFFRALFVH; translated from the coding sequence ATGTCTTACCTGCTTGCACTCTCTGCTTTTGTGGGCATGCACTTCCTGGGCATGGCCTCGCCCGGTGCGTCCTTTGTCAACACATTGCGCGCGTCCGCGCAGAACCGCCGCAGTATAGCTCTATTTCACGCTTTGGGTCTGGCCTGTGCGGCCTTCACCTGGGCACTGGCTGCGGTGCTTGGACTTCAGACAGTGCTGTTTGCCGTTCCGGGACTTTTCCGTGCTTTGCAGCTCTTCGGCGGTGTGTATCTCGCGTTTCTCGCGGTCCATGCATGGCGGCATGCACGCGATCGCGTCCACGATGCGGCCTCGACCGGCGAGCAAGGAGTCACGACGCGCTTTGCGCTTTACCGCCGGGGCCTGCTGACGAACCTCGGCAACCCGAAGGTGATGATCTTTTTCGCCAGTGTCTTTGCGGCAGTCCTGCATCCGGAGTGGCCAGCGTGGGTGCGCTTTGCCGCCGCCCTGCTGGTCTTCTGCGATGAACTGCTTTATTACACCGTACTTACCTTGCTGCTCTCAACGCGCCATGCGCAGAACGTCTATCGCCGCGCCAAGCCGGTAATTGACCGTGTGGCCGGCACCGCCCTGCTGCTGTTTGCCGTCCGGCTATTTTTCCGTGCGCTTTTCGTACACTAA
- a CDS encoding OmpA family protein yields MSNEFRLARKNFGTAVATTVAAAGILFLTAGCSTKNYVRSQTAPIIQNTNDLDAKTAQDHRNITDTDRRAQAGIARAQGAADAADQHAMAAGTAADGAGKSAQEAYNRVDSLSGVVANLDHYAPVSDVTVTFGFDKSVLTASDKKNLDEFASKLDGARHYILEVTGGTDSTGDAQYNYNLSQKRADAVVNYLQTKYNVAPHKFYLIGIGKDQEVASNKTAAGRKQNRRVEVRLMSNMKDDTEASMPSGTK; encoded by the coding sequence ATGTCGAACGAATTTCGCCTTGCACGCAAAAACTTTGGAACCGCCGTGGCCACCACTGTTGCAGCCGCCGGCATTCTCTTTCTCACAGCAGGTTGCTCCACCAAGAACTACGTCCGCTCGCAGACCGCGCCTATCATCCAGAACACCAATGATCTGGACGCCAAGACGGCACAGGATCATCGCAACATTACGGATACGGATCGTCGCGCCCAGGCCGGCATTGCCCGAGCCCAGGGAGCGGCAGACGCCGCCGATCAGCATGCCATGGCCGCCGGAACTGCGGCTGACGGTGCAGGCAAGAGCGCGCAGGAAGCCTACAACCGCGTTGATTCGCTCTCTGGAGTTGTCGCCAATCTCGATCACTACGCCCCGGTTAGCGACGTAACCGTGACCTTCGGCTTTGACAAGTCCGTGCTGACCGCCAGCGACAAGAAGAACCTGGATGAGTTCGCCTCCAAGCTGGATGGAGCTCGCCACTACATTCTTGAGGTGACCGGCGGAACCGATTCGACCGGTGACGCCCAGTACAACTACAACCTGAGCCAGAAGCGTGCGGATGCTGTCGTAAATTATTTGCAGACCAAATACAACGTTGCACCCCACAAGTTCTATCTCATTGGTATCGGTAAGGATCAGGAAGTGGCTTCCAACAAGACGGCGGCTGGTCGCAAGCAGAACCGGCGCGTTGAAGTTCGTCTGATGTCGAACATGAAGGATGACACTGAGGCTTCCATGCCGAGCGGTACGAAGTAG
- a CDS encoding ArnT family glycosyltransferase, with protein sequence MAVSVTVRPTNPALSQALRLAAVFALIKLALHVATNLLEPRLGYGYFRDEFYYLMCGRHLAWGYVDHGPVVAVQARLSEMLFGHSLAGLRMFSALAGAGRVFLTGLLAWALGGRRPALGLAMLCVLCAPQYLGTDSFLSMNSFESLFWMTCLLVLVLLQDDRIEPGRAWVIFGVSAGMGLLNKPSMTFFLVALGVALLCTPQRKLLFTRHAALGIALLVLIASPNLLWQVNHHWPTLEFLSNGRKEGKNVALGPIAFFLTQVKNMNPLTAFVWVPGLVFLLRRAPWQWLGLTWVFTYGIMFTLHAKDYYFSPIYPLVFAAGGLAWETRFADRKSVYWDHALAFPVASAMIVLLAIFSLPMAIPVLPVDAWVRYTTATHLRDNVTNTEKDETGVFPQFFADRFGWEELSTKVKDVYNSLSPADRSKVVVLASNYGEAGSLIFLNKPGELPPVVSGHNNHYLWGPQGATGEVVIAINGAKLPEMLKYYESCTATGHLDQPYAMPYESHRTIYLCRNRKKNMTSDWADFKHYI encoded by the coding sequence ATGGCCGTCTCTGTGACCGTTCGCCCCACCAATCCAGCCCTTTCCCAGGCACTCAGACTTGCCGCAGTGTTTGCATTGATCAAGCTGGCGCTGCATGTTGCTACAAACTTGCTGGAACCGCGACTGGGCTATGGCTACTTCCGCGATGAGTTCTATTACCTGATGTGCGGACGCCACCTGGCGTGGGGCTATGTGGACCATGGCCCCGTAGTCGCGGTGCAGGCACGGCTGTCGGAGATGCTCTTCGGTCACTCCCTTGCCGGGTTGCGGATGTTTTCCGCGCTTGCCGGTGCGGGCCGTGTGTTTCTTACAGGTCTGCTGGCATGGGCGCTGGGTGGACGCCGTCCGGCGCTGGGGCTAGCGATGTTGTGCGTGCTGTGCGCTCCGCAGTACCTGGGCACCGACAGCTTTCTGTCGATGAATTCCTTTGAGTCGCTGTTCTGGATGACCTGTTTGTTGGTTCTGGTCCTGCTCCAGGATGACCGTATAGAGCCGGGCCGGGCCTGGGTGATCTTCGGCGTATCGGCCGGGATGGGGCTGCTGAATAAACCGTCCATGACCTTCTTCCTGGTGGCGCTTGGCGTTGCGCTGCTGTGCACGCCGCAGCGCAAACTCCTGTTCACCCGTCATGCCGCTCTGGGAATCGCACTGCTGGTGCTGATCGCAAGCCCGAACCTGCTGTGGCAGGTGAATCACCACTGGCCCACGCTGGAGTTTCTTTCGAACGGACGCAAAGAAGGCAAGAATGTTGCACTGGGCCCAATTGCCTTCTTCCTGACGCAGGTCAAAAACATGAACCCGCTGACGGCGTTTGTCTGGGTTCCCGGACTTGTCTTCCTGCTACGCCGCGCGCCGTGGCAGTGGCTGGGGCTGACGTGGGTGTTCACCTACGGCATCATGTTCACGCTGCATGCCAAGGATTATTACTTCTCGCCTATCTACCCACTCGTCTTTGCTGCGGGTGGACTCGCCTGGGAGACGCGCTTTGCCGACCGTAAGAGCGTGTACTGGGACCACGCCCTTGCCTTCCCTGTGGCGTCGGCCATGATCGTGCTGCTGGCAATCTTCTCGCTGCCGATGGCGATTCCGGTGCTGCCGGTGGATGCCTGGGTTCGCTATACGACAGCCACCCACCTGCGCGATAACGTCACCAACACCGAGAAGGACGAGACAGGGGTCTTTCCACAGTTCTTTGCCGACCGTTTTGGATGGGAGGAGCTCTCCACCAAGGTGAAGGATGTCTACAACTCGCTTTCACCAGCGGACCGGAGCAAAGTGGTCGTCCTGGCCAGCAACTATGGTGAGGCAGGCTCGCTAATCTTCCTGAACAAACCGGGCGAGCTGCCGCCGGTGGTGAGTGGGCATAACAATCATTACCTCTGGGGACCGCAAGGCGCGACCGGTGAGGTGGTCATCGCGATCAACGGAGCGAAGCTGCCGGAGATGCTGAAGTATTACGAGAGCTGCACGGCGACCGGACATCTGGATCAGCCCTACGCCATGCCCTATGAGAGCCACCGCACAATCTATCTTTGCCGCAATCGCAAGAAGAACATGACCAGCGACTGGGCAGACTTCAAACATTACATTTAG
- a CDS encoding SGNH/GDSL hydrolase family protein: MFARLSLLLCLATTALLAQKSSRPYDQLFVFGDSYSDTGAGYVDGNGPTAVWYMAKDLGIDLVIPGKAKPGASVNFAVSGARTDGGLGRMEAHGEILGYGMTLQVGQFRELLQAGLITFDPKRTMFYFAGGLNDRALAPEVSAANEEAEIETLYALGARRFMVAVLPEKIPQFAVQGTRINPALRAIPAEMKRRHPDIQIATSNWGGYFDQIMTNSAKFGLTNITDSCAGRQLHNEDTTPCATPEKYFFYHDGHPSTRAHELAGEMLADEAKKQN, translated from the coding sequence GTGTTCGCTCGCCTCAGCCTGCTCCTCTGCCTTGCCACAACTGCCTTACTGGCGCAGAAGTCCTCACGACCCTATGACCAGCTTTTCGTCTTCGGCGACAGCTACTCGGACACGGGGGCGGGTTACGTGGACGGCAACGGGCCTACGGCTGTCTGGTACATGGCGAAAGACCTCGGCATCGACCTCGTCATTCCCGGCAAGGCTAAACCCGGGGCCAGTGTGAACTTTGCTGTCAGTGGAGCGCGCACTGATGGCGGCCTGGGACGGATGGAGGCGCACGGTGAAATTCTTGGCTACGGCATGACATTGCAGGTCGGCCAGTTTCGCGAACTGCTGCAGGCCGGACTCATCACTTTCGATCCAAAGCGCACGATGTTTTACTTTGCCGGTGGCTTGAACGACCGCGCCTTAGCTCCCGAGGTCAGTGCGGCCAACGAGGAAGCCGAGATCGAGACGCTGTATGCGCTTGGTGCCCGCCGCTTCATGGTGGCTGTTCTGCCGGAGAAGATCCCGCAGTTCGCTGTACAGGGAACACGCATCAACCCGGCTCTGCGGGCTATTCCAGCCGAGATGAAGCGCCGTCACCCGGATATCCAGATTGCCACCAGCAACTGGGGCGGCTACTTCGATCAGATCATGACCAATTCCGCGAAGTTTGGCCTGACCAATATCACGGACAGTTGCGCCGGTCGCCAGCTGCATAACGAAGACACCACGCCATGTGCCACGCCAGAGAAGTATTTCTTCTATCACGACGGTCATCCATCGACCCGCGCGCACGAGCTTGCAGGCGAAATGCTGGCTGACGAAGCGAAGAAGCAGAACTAA